The proteins below come from a single Xenopus tropicalis strain Nigerian chromosome 9, UCB_Xtro_10.0, whole genome shotgun sequence genomic window:
- the catip gene encoding ciliogenesis-associated TTC17-interacting protein, which translates to MEPEGQMSPPGSELGDAPHPAPCDPEAATDEAQVPAVSASSEALEFLRSVGQEELNLCLFADSLVTESVSGVEVGTYTVSVQPAYYELDGMEEKCFLVHAASQGSIDGVPCGTSIIGHISYKLETLEQHLHEYVKLRGHSLDKKTQTVRQGDEIVINRIITEGEKLHRETTSHPASSLCGFISEAANLLIMRILARRKMKEPLEFLAFDEEANLCVSTYAALGSQTQMIGKQTVDVFGIERTIHSPEVPTTWQCFYLSDGHLATHVQIGSSVTIKLTEMPILSEPDEKDPKPVFEKKPLDWQEDLQLHSEFLDRKEEFISDHETYLRRHPEMKVLLADFMQFLLLRKPDDIVDFAAEYFQPFSSTHEPRDPFVSSHHTSPFHNSSH; encoded by the exons ATGGAGCCAGAAGGCCAAATGAGCCCCCCGGGATCCGAACTGGGAGATGCCCCGCACCCTGCTCCCTGTGACCCGGAAGCTGCTACAGATGAGG CCCAAGTCCCGGCCGTGAGTGCAAGCTCCGAGGCACTAGAATTCCTGCGCAGTGTCG GGCAGGAAGAGCTGAATCTTTGCCTATTCGCCGACTCATTAGTGACCGAGTCCGTTTCTGGGGTGGAAGTGGGCACCTATACGGTCAGCGTGCAGCCGGCCTACTATGAACTGGATGGAATGGAAGAAAAGTGCTTCCTTGTACACGCAGCCAGCCAGGGCTCCATCGATGGGGTCCCATGTGGCACCTCTATTATTG GTCACATCTCATACAAACTGGAGACTCTGGAGCAGCACTTGCACGAGTATGTGAAG CTCCGAGGACACTCTCTGGATAAGAAGACCCAAACAGTGAGACAAGGGGACGAGATTGTTATTAACAGGATCATTACAGAGGGAGAG AAATTACACCGTGAAACAACATCTCATCCAGCGAGCTCACTGTGTGGGTTTATTTCGGAAGCCGCCAACCTACTGATAATGCGCATTTTGGCCAGGAGGAAAATGAAGGAGCCGTTAGAATTCTTGGCATTTGACGAAGAGGCAAATTTGTGCGTGTCGACCTAT GCAGCACTAGGATCGCAGACCCAAATGATTGGCAAACAAACGGTGGATGTTTTTGGCATAGAACGGACAATCCATTCTCCAGAGGTGCCCACAACCTGGCAGTGTTTCTACCTGTCTGATGG GCATTTGGCTACTCATGTTCAGATTGGATCATCAGTGACCATAAAACTCACAGAGATGCCGATTTTATCAGAACCAG ATGAGAAGGACCCTAAACCTGTGTTTGAAAAGAAGCCTTTGGATTGGCAGGAGGACCTTCAGCTCCACTCGGAGTTCCTAGACAGAAAG GAGGAATTTATTTCAGACCATGAAACGTACCTGCGGCGCCACCCAGAGATGAAGGTGCTCCTGGCAGACTTCATGCAGttcttgctcctgaggaagccgGATGACATAGTGGACTTTGCAGCAGAGTATTTCCAACCCTTCTCCTCCACCCACGAGCCCAGAGACCCCTTTGTGTCCTCCCATCATACCAGCCCATTCCATAACAGCTCTCATTAA